The sequence below is a genomic window from Thermoflavifilum sp..
GCACGCGTGTAAGCATTTCTCGTGTGGAGCTTCAACTCTTCAATCGCCTGCAGATTCATCAAGCCTATATAGAAGATCATCGGCACGATACATTGCTGTATGCAGGCAGCCTTCAACTGCACATTACCGATTTCTTTTTTCTAAGCAAGCATCCGGTGATACATTTTCTGGGGTTGAAAGATGTGAAGCTACATTTGATCCGCCAGCCCGGCGACAGCGTGTGGAATTACCAGTTTTTATTGGATGCATTCTCATCAGGAAATGCGCAATCCGGAAAAAATCAACAGCCCTCGCTTCCCGACATCCGACGCGTGGCATGGACAAACGTTCAAATCGATCAGATTGACGGATGGACCGGGCAGGATATGCATTTCGGGATTACATCCCTGGATATGCAGGCACAACGAACTGATTTCCGAAGACACAGGCTCATCATCCAGAAATTAACGCTCACCAACCCTTCGTTTCGTTTATACCAGTATCCCGGCACTGCGCCGGCAGATACTTCCGGACAAGCGCCGCTATCCACCGCAGCCGATCACTGGAATCCTGATCACTGGCAGCTGTTGATTCGAACGTTACGCGTGCAGAATGGTTCATTCGCAATAGATGACACCAGCCGACTTGTGAATGCGCCCTATTTTGATCCCGGACATGTACATATTCATCACATCATGCTGCAAATGGACAGCCTTCAGTTGCAACAGGATACTTTCACTACATACCTGCGGCTTTCGGCCGTCGAGCGCAGTGGGTTTCAGATTCAATCCCTCACCTGCAGATTTAAGTTTTCACCGGTAATCATGGAATTCAGCCAGCTGGATTTACGCACGCCGCACAGCCATCTGGGTAATTACTACGCAATGCATTTCAGACACCTCTCTGACATGAGCGATTATATCCAGCGGGTGACCATGGTGGCGCATTTCCAGCGGGCTTTCGTGCACACCGACGATATAGCTTATTTTGCTCCCGCTCTGCAGCAATGGCATACACGCATGATGATCAGCGGTGATGCCAGAGGAACCGTAAACGATTTGCGCATCCGGCAGTTGCAATTGCAGGCGGGCAACCGTAGTATGCTGCAAGCCAGCCTGCAAATCAACGGCCTGCCCGATATTCAGGAAACTTTTCTGGACGCGCAAGTTACGCGCTTGACGACAAACAGTACAGATCTCCAACGCTGGTTCCCGATTCTGGGCAACAGCATGCCTGTGAATCTATCAGCACTCGGCACCATCAACTTCAATGGAAGCTTTACCGGATTTTTGCACGATTTTGTTGCCTATGGGAATTTCTCCACAGCCATAGGTTTTGTGCATTCCGACCTGAATATGAAAGTAGGGCGTCATCGCATCCCGGTTTATTCTGGAAAACTCTCGGCCCGGGAATTCGACCTGGGTAAATTTCTGAACAGTACGGCTTTAGGCCCAACGACTTTTCAAACCCAGCTGAATGGACAGGGATTAAATCTCAATACCCTGAATGCCCGATTAACCGGTGATTTCACCAAACTCACCATTCTTCAATATCCCTATCAGCACATGCATATTCAGGGCATCTTTCAAAAAAAATTATTCGATGGACAGCTATCCGTCCGTGATACCAATGCCAATCTGGATTTTACAGGCAATATCGACCTGAACGATGCGCTGCCCCATTTCAACTTTCAATCGACCGTTTACCATGCTGACCTGAGAAACCTGCAGCTGACAGGCGATTCTATCGCCTTCAGCGGACAGCTTGATCTGCACATGCAGGGGGATAAAATCGATAATTTCTTAGGCAGCATCAGGTTGTATAATGTCAACTTGTTGAAAAACAATCAACGCATTGCTTTCGACTCCTTGCATATTGAGTCTAAAATCGACAGTAATCAGGAAAAATTGCTTACCATTCAGGGCAATGAAATGAAAGGTTATATTCAGGGACATTTTAATTTACAACACTTGCCTGATGCTTTTCAGTTGTTCTTAAGTCAATATTTCCCGAGCTATATCCAGAAACCTGCCGGATGGTTGCCAGATGAGAATTTTCGATTTTCCTTACAAACCCAGCATGTGGATGCTTACCTGAAAGCTTTTACACATGGATGGCGGGGTATGGATAATATGAGTTTGAATGGCTCCATTAACATGCTTACGAATGCATTACAATTACAGGTTGATGTGCCTTATGTTGCCTATCAATCCTTCCAGTGGCACAATCTTCATTTGCATGCACAGGGTAATTTGCGCCAGCTTTCGATGCAAACCGATATTCAGGAAATCAGGCTTGGAGATAGTCTTCTTGCACCGCAAACCAGTATAGTAGCACAAGCAGCTCATGATACTTCATTTGTTTCCCTGCAAACCAGTTTGCCTCGCTATCAAATCCATACGGAATTATATGCCCGAGTGGTTGCACGCCCCACCGATGTGAAAATACAATTGCTGAATGCAGCAATTCTGCTGAGTGATAAGGAATGGAATGTAAACGCAGAAAATGAAATTTATCTGCAAAATCAAAAATTACGTATCCATAACCTCAGCTTTTTTCAAAATAACCAGCAAATCCATATCCAGTCTGATAGCACTGGTGAAGCATATCATATTCATCTGCAAGACTTGATTGTGAGTGATTTCTCGAACCTGTTTCTTCAACAAACCCGGCTGGAAGGTATTGCCACAGGAGATATCACCATACTTCATCCTTTTCAAGAGATGAAATTGCTGGTTGATTTGCGGAACGTCGATACACGTTTGAACAATCAACCGTTAGGCGATGTGCGACTGCAGGCACAATATGAGCAAGCCAGCCAGCAGCTGCAGTTCCAGGTGCTTTCTGCACAATTTTCTGGAAAAGGCACATTGGACTTTGCTCAGGCCGATATTCCTACAACAGGCAGCCTGTCGTTACAGATGGCCAATCTTCGCATGCTGAATCCCTACCTCACCGATTATGTGAGCCAGGTTCAGGGATTTGCATCGGGAAATATCAACTGGAGCGGAACAGTTCATGCTTTGAATGTAACGAGCAATTTGCGTCTTGATAGTCTGGGTATGAAAGTAAACTATATTGGCACTTCTTATGTATTTGCTTCCACCACAGTGCAGATCACGCCCCAGCTCATCCAATTCACACCCACCCGCCTGTTTGACGATAAAGGCAACGAAGCGCAACTGAGTGGGGAAATTGCACACAATCATTTCCGCGATTTACGATTTAATTTAAGGTTGCAAACACAGCAATTTCATTTCCTGCATACCACGTATTTCGATAACCAATCTTATTACGGCGATGCCTTCGCTGCAGGTACAATTAGTTTCACCGGGCCATTGAACAATATGCAGATGCTGATCCGCGCCACAGCTATGCCAGGTACGCATTTATATTTACCGATATCAGATAGCAAAGATATCGGTCAACATGATTTTATTGTATTCAAAACTTATGGCAGTGAAATTAATCCAGTAAAACGAGCTCCAAAAGATGTGGATCTCACCATTCATCTGCTGGCCGAGATGAATACTAATGCCCGGATAGATGTAATCCTGGATGCCAATACGGGCGATGCCATCTCGGCTACCGGCAACGGCACATTGAACATGAATATTCCATTGAATGGTGACATGAGCATGTATGGCACCTATACCATCGAAGAAGGTACATACACATTCACCTTCCAGCGGCTGATTCCCAAACGTTTTCAGATTGATCCGGGTAGCACCATCACCTGGAATGGTAGTCCTTACGATGCTTTCCTGAATCTCACGGCCGTATATCATGTGCCGGGAGGCGCAAGCCTATACAATCTGCTGGCAGCTGAAGCCGCCAACAACCCTGGATTATATGGCCCCGATCTCATGCGCACACAACGCGTGGATGTGAACCTGAAGCTGAGCGGTAAACTCACCAAACCCGATATCAACTTCAGCATCGAAATACCCGATGAAGAAGTAGGCGGCAGCTATGCCATCACCAGGTTGAAACAAATCACCCAGGATCCCAATCAGCTGCTCAACCAGGTGGTGGGCTTGCTCATTTTCGGACAATTTCTTCCGGAAGCCAATACTACAGCCAGCTCCAATACCAATCTGCTTCGCTCGGGAGGACTTAGCAGCGTGGGCGCCATCCTCTCGGCACAGGGCACTTCTCAGTTGAATAATTTGCTGAATCGTGTGCTGAAAGATAAAAGCCTCGGTGTGCAGCTCAACTATAATCCATATTCTGCAAGTCTCAGCGAAGGCGATGCCCTGCAACGCAATGCCCTTTCCGTGGGCATTACCAAATCATTCCTCAACAACCGCATCCGGGTGGAAATAGGACCTCAGTGGGACTGGGGCCGCAGCTACGGTCCATATAACTATACCAGTTATTTCGACCCCATCGGTGATTTTCAGTTTGAGTATTTCGTAACACCCGACGGTCGAATCAGACTTACCGCCTTCCGCAGAAGCAGCTATAATGTATTACTGGAAAATGACCGCACGATATACGGCATGGGCATTTCATACAAACGACAATTCGATTATTTATACGATCATTTCTTCGGGAAAAAACCAACGGATAGTGCACAGATGCCCACGCCCGAACATCAGCACGCTACCCATACAACTGATTCTACATACAACTCAAAATCTTTATTCGATGAACAACCTTGATTTTTCCAATTATGCCTTCACGGTTGCCGAGCGTTTTCTCCGTTATGTACAGATAAACACACAATCAAACCCTTTTTCATCAACCATACCATCGACTCCCGGGCAAAAAGATTTAGGTCGATTGCTGATTGCCGAATTGCGTGAAATGGGACTGGAGGCCGAAATAGACGAATATGGCTATGTATATGCCACCCTACCTTCCAATCAACCCCGCACCTGTCCGGTAATCTGTTTTTGTGCGCACATGGATACTTCGCCCGATTGCAGCGGAGCCGGAGTAAAGCCTATCGTGCATCGCAACTATCAGGGGCAAGATCTGGTTTTACCGGATGACCCGACACAGGTAATCCGGATGAGCGATTTTCCCGAACTGGAACAACAAATAGGAAATGATATTATTACGGCTTCGGGCACCACTTTACTGGGTGCTGATGATAAATCGGGCATAGCCATCATCATGGATGCCTTACATTACTGGATTTCGCATCCCGAGCAACCTCATGGCGAGATTCGCATTCTTTTTACCGTAGATGAAGAAATCGGTCGGGGTGTAGATCATGTGAATCTGCAAAAATTACGTGCCGATGTGGCCTATACACTCGATGGGGAGTCGGTCGGCCACCTGGAAGACGAAAACTTTTGTGCGGACAGCGTGCAGGTACGCATTCACGGGATTTCAGCCCACACGGGATATGCCCTGGGTAAAATGGTTAATGCCATTAAGGTTGCTGCGGCTATCATACAAAACCTGCCCGGCCAACATGCACCGGAAACCACCTCCGGGAAACAGGGCTTCATCCACCCCCTGCACATGGAGGCACAGGTGGAATCGGCCACCATCCAATTCCTGATCCGACATTTTGAGGAAAATGGCCTGAAAGCATATGAACAACAGTTAGAGCAGCTTGTCAAACAGCAGGTGCAACAATATCCAGGTGCAAGATACGAGTGGCGATGCCAGGAACAATATCGGAATATGAAATATGTGCTGGATCAGCATCCAGAGGTCGTGCAATATGCGGAAGAAGCCATTCGCCGTGCCGGCCTGCAACCCATACATCATGCCATCAGAGGAGGAACCGATGGAGCCCGTCTTTCATACATGGGCCTGCCATGTCCCAATCTGTTCACCGGCCAGCATGCCTTTCATTCAAAAAAAGAATGGATTAGCGTTCAAGACATGCAAAAATCCGTGGAAACCCTGATCCACCTGGCCGAAATCTGGGCCACTTGCAGTTGAACAAGTACAATCGGGACAGCTCATTCTGGCAGTAAAATCAGTTTTGCATGAAATTTGTAAGGAAATGTTAAAGAATATTGTACCTTTGCACCCGTAAGGGTTAAACCCACGATCATGAAAAGATGGCCAGTCATCGGAATTTGCATCATCCTCATCAGTTCACTGTTGCTGAGCCAGCATATTTTCTGCAAAAATCATGGTGAAAACTTCCACTACAACCAGCCTTCGAGCCGCGTGGTGTCGAAGGATCCGCCTGTTGATAGCCTGTTGAATATCTTTTCGCATCGTTCTCCATTGCTGATCTGGGGACGTTATGATTCATTCAAAACCTTTCAATTTAAAGGTAACTACTGGGAATCCATCCTCACGCGTAAGAACACCGTTTTCTTACGTGGCATTACCACCTACCAACATGGTAATGTGATTTATATTGTACCGGAACAGTTCACGCTTTCTACCCAGTCCTTGCCGGCTCCCACAGCTGAAAAATCGGGCACTCAACTCAGCAACAAGTAAGTAATTTTTCGGTATCAATGCAAAAACTCATCGGGATTTACTTCACGATATCCCGATCGGGGTATGTCGAATGTACTCATTGGAACCGGGCTTAAATCAACTTTTTCGGCCGTGATGGTCATTTTCAGGTTTTGCACGGTGAGCTGGTATTCCAGTGGAAATCCTTTCAACCCGGTAAACATCTGATCGGCTGAATAATCGCCTTCGGGTAAGAGTTGCGTTGTATAATATACGGGAAAGGTGGTACCGTCCGGTAAATGGGCAATAGCCAGTTTACAGGAGTAACCTGCAATTTCTTTGCTGCCTGAAGCATCCGTAAAGGTGATACCGCGGTAAGGATTCGGTCGTTTGCGCAATTGATCAGCAGATAACTTCATCATATACTTATTGCCCATGGTTTCAATTAAGAAAGTATACGTGCTATCCTGCGTGTTGATATAAATTTGCTGCTTCATCATTTTCAAATCCATATCAATGCGCCTCCATTTGCCTTTCACATACAGGGTATATGAGCTACCCTGAAAACTGCTGGCCAGTTGTTGATTATTATCCGGCGCATCTACTTTTATGGAGTAATAAATGGTACCATCCGTAAATACTTTTTGTGCAGAAGCATGCAGAACGAATACTTCAAAAAACAAAAATGCAGATAATAATAGCAGATTTTTCATACAATATGTTTATGTTTTACAATCATTCGTACGATACGAAAATCAGGCCATAATTTACCAGTGAATATGTTGCTTGTTTAAGAAAGCATCAATACCCCGGCGGCAGTCGGGATGGTTTCTGGCTTCGGCATTAGCCATAATAGCCCGTTCCAGAGCTTCCCGGATGGGAACATCCTGCACTTGATGCAATAATTTCTTGGTTTGCATTAACGAAAAAGCAGATGCGCCATACAATAAATTTTGCAATTTTTGTTGCACTTTTTCCATAAAATCATTTGCTGGAAACACTTCATCAATCAGCCCCAGCTGCTCGGCTTGTTGTGCAGATATCAACTCACCACTCAGCAATAATGCTTTAGCTCTTCCTTCTCCGATTTTACGGCTGACAAATACACTTACGATTGCCGGTATAAAACCAATTTTTACTTCCGTAAAGCCGAATTTAGCTTCCGACGTACTATAGCAAAAATCACAAACAGCCGCAAGTCCGCATCCACCGGCAATAGCATGCCCCTGCACCCAGGCAATTACCACTTTGTTATGAAAATAAATTTGCTCGTATAAACCACACAAATCCTTTGTATCCTGAATATGTTGTTCTAAATTAAAATGTCTTATCTGCTGCAAATACTCCAGGTCAGCACCGGCGCTAAATGCAGGTCCATTGGCTTTCAATACAATGAGTTTCACTGCATCATCATGCGCCGCATCCGTAAGCGCCTGTTTGATTTCCGCCACCAGCTGTGGATGCAAGGCATTTCGTTTTTCAGGCCTGTTCAGCGTAATGTAGGCCACGCGATCGCTTATTTCATAGAGCAGGCTGGAGAATGGCATTTTTGTAGGAAAGGTAATGAAAAACCCGGATTCTTCAAAACGCCGATGTTCGTTCAGCCGATCCGCATCATCTACCTGCTCTATTGCGTTGCTGAGCCGCTGTCTGTGCTTTTTGAATTTCTTCTAAGCGTTGTTGCCAGCGAGAGGCTTTAAGAGGTTTCTTTTTATTTTCCTGAATTTGCCGATGAATTTTTTCTTCGTCGATGATATAATGCTGAATAACCAGCTGAATAAGGATGGTAATGATATTTGATACAAGATAATAAAGCGTTAATCCGGCAGCCAGACTGTTGAAAAAACCCAGGAAGAATACGGGTAGAATAAAGGGCATATATTTCATAAATGCCATTTCCTGTCCGCCCGTATTGCCTGCAGCCGCCATATTGTTTTTATTGTAAAAAGCCATCACCAGGCTGGTAAGCGTCATTAACAGGGTAAGCAAACTCACATGATCGCCATATAATGGAATTTTGAATGGTAAATTCAAAATAGAATCATACGTACTTAAATCCTTCACCCATAGAAAGTGTTGCTGTCGAAGCTGAATAGCCGACATGAATAAACTATATAATGCAAAGAAAATGGGAATCTGTAATAGCGCAGGTATGCATCCTCCCAATGGACTTACGCCTGCCATACGGAACAGCTTCATTTGCTCCATGGCAAATTTTTGCTGATCATCTTTATACTTTTTGCGAAGTTCATCCAGCTCAGGTTTTAACACCTTCATCTTGGCCTGAGAAAGATAACTTTTATAAGTAAGTGGCGAGATCAATAGCCGGATGACGATGGTGAGCAACACAATCACAATACCCCAGTTGCCGATCCATTTGCCCAGGAGCAAAAACACGGGAAGAATAATCCATTTATTAATGTATTTGACGAAAGCATAAATACCATATCCTAATGGAATGATGTTCTCGATACCAATGTGATAACTTTTTAACAATGCATAATCATTCGGGCCATACAACAGCTGCAGGTTATACGTATTTTGCGGTTGATGCGTATAGGGAAGCGTAAGCAGGGCCTGCATTCGCCCCACTATTTGCGGGTCATCTTCCGGTAGCTGCGCCTGCACACTACCACCGGTAAATGTACCGGAAGTGTTGATAACGCTTACATTGAAAAATTCTTCTCTGAGACTTATCCATTGCAAGGATTTATCAAAATTTTTTTGTTGGGTTTTGATGAAACTGAAATAATCGATATCCGTATGTCCGCCGGAAGATGTTCTGAAATACAGCTGTAAATCACGTCGTTCGATGGTAATATCTCGTTCCTGATGATTGGCCTGTGTTTGCCAGAGCAACTGAATTTGCTGATCGGCGGCAGGGATAAATTGATCCATACCTACCAGCTGAATCTGCCAGTTAATGCGATAATCATGTGGATGAATCAAATAATCATATTCCAGATATTGATGGGATGAACCCAGCGGTAAACGATATTGCAGGCGGTAGGAATGATCAGCGAGTTGCTGAATGGTATCGAGTTGAAAATACAGTTCTGCAGTATGAAGTGGAAGCGCACGCGTAGCTGGAATGAGCAGGGATAATTGATCATAAGGATTACCTTTCAACAACAAGGGTTTGCCGCTATATGTCTGATAATTTTTCAATATCACTTCATGGGGAATGCCTCCTTTGTTGGTGAAAACAATTTGCAATACGCCGTTATCTATCGTATCGAAGCGTTCCACTTCACGGGATTGAGTTACAGGAAATGCTCCGCTAAGGCTATCACCAGTTATCCTTGCTGTATCCACAGGCCGCAGCAGGCTATCTGCAGCGAGCATGGTCCGGGCCTTAGCCAGCGAATCCTGTTGTGCTTTGAAACGCAAATATTTTTCCTGTGCCTGCTGATTGTAATATAAATAGCCCACCACCAGCAGACTTAACAGAATAAACCCTATGACTGAATTTCTATCCATCATGATATACTTGAAACACCCGGAATTAATGACTCACGCAAATCCGGCCTGAAATTTTTGACTTGCAAAGGTAAGAAAAACGCCGTTGGCGATTTATACCGCATGAATTGAGCTTTCTGCATGCAGGGGATTAGCTGCTTTTCGTCCCTCAGCATATACTTTGGCCGCTTTAATAAAAGCTACAAAAGCAGGATGAGGATTTTCAACTGTACTTTTTAATTCGGGATGATACTGACATCCAAAGAAAAAGGGATGATCAGGTAATTCAATAATCTCCACCAGCCCCGTTTCCGGATTCACTCCCGAAGCTATCATGCCTGCTTTTTCCATGGCTTCCAGATAGCGGTTATTAAATTCATACCTGTGCCGATGTCGTTCGCTGATCAAGTGCGTGCCGTAAATTTTTTCAGCAAGCGTTCCGGGTTTAATCTGACAGGGATAAGCTCCCAGGCGCATGGTGCCTCCTTTAGCCGTAATTTTTTTCTGTTCTTCCATTAAATCAATGACCGGATCGGGGGTGGATGGATTCATTTCAGTAGAATGGGCTTCCGGCAAGCCCATCCTGTGCCTGGCAAATTCGATGACTGCACATTGCATACCCAGGCAAATACCAAAAAATGGAATCTGATGCTCACGTGCATACTGGATAGCGGCTATCTTGCCTTCAATTCCGCGATTGCCGAATCCGGGTGCTACCAGCACTCCATCTAATCCGGCCAATTTCTCTTCCACATTCTCGGAAGTGATAAATTCTGAATGAATATATTGCACGACCACTTTACATTCGTTCACTGCACCGGCGTGGATAAATGATTCCAGAATCGACTTATAGGCATCCTGCAATTCCACATATTTCCCCACCAATCCTATCGTAACTTTTGATTTGGGATATTTCAGCTTATCTAAAAACTCACGCCAGCGTGATAATTCCGGCTCCTGACGAATGGGGATATGTAATTTTTGCATGCAGATGACATCTAATTTTTCGCGCATCATCTCCAGCGGCACTTCGTAAATGGTGGGTACATCATTGGCTTCGATAACCGCATCCACATTCACATTGCAAAAAAGCGCAATTTTTTTCTTTAAATCGTAAGTCATTGGCTCTTCCGTACGACAGACAATGATATCGGGATGCACACCGTTTTCGCTGAGCATACGCACGGAATGTTGGGTGGGCTTGGTTTTTAATTCTTTTGCCGCACGCAGGTAGGGAATCAGGGTCAGGTGTACAACCAGGCAATTTTCATTTCCCAGCTCCCATTGCAGCTGACGAACGGCTTCGATGTAAGGCAGCGATTCAATATCACCCACCGTACCACCCACTTCCGTGATGACGATATCGTATTGTCCTTCATTTCCAAGAAGCAATACCCGGCGCTTGATTTCATCCGTTATGTGGGGGATTACCTGTACGGTTTTGCCCAGATAAGCGCCCTCCCGCTCTTTGTTGATGACTGTCTGATAAATACGACCCGTAGTCACATTGTTGGCCTGTGAGGTGGGACGGTTCAGAAAACGCTCATAATGACCCAGGTCAAGATCCGTTTCTGCCCCGTCTTCTGTTACGTAACATTCACCATGTTCATACGGATTTAACGTGCCGGGATCTACATTGATGTAGGGATCAAATTTCTGAATGGTTACCCGCAATCCTCTGGCCTGCAATAATTTGGCAAGCGAAGCCGCAATAATTCCTTTCCCGAGCGAGGAGGTAACGCCCCCAGTCACAAAAATATATTTAGCCATAAGCAGAATGATTTCGCATTATGCAGGTGACCTCAGGGAAAATATTCGAAAATCGTAATTCAGACGGAGGGTATTTTCCACGTGGTCAGACAAAATTACAATTTTTTCTCCCCCTGCCAAATCAAACTATACCCGTTTGAAAAGAATGTGGATTTCTGGAAAACTTCCAGTAGGTTTGCGCTGCATTGAAAAGCGATATGGAAAGCACATTTTCACCGAAGACGCCCAAAGATTCACTGGTAGTGATGACCGAGCTGGTCCTGCCTAACGACACCAACACTTTTGGCAATCTCATGGGTGGCCGATTGATGTACTGGATGGATATCGCAGCCGCTCTGGCTTCTATGAAGCATTGCGGTAGCCCCGTGGTTACGGCTTCTGTGGATAATATTTCTTTCGAAAACCCCATCCGCCTGGGAAATGTTGTGCATATCGAGGCCAAAGTATCTCGCGCATTTCATACTTCCATGGAAGTGCATATTGCCGTGTGGAGCGAAGATACCCTGCAACATTTTCGATATCGTTCAAACGAAGCTTACTATACCTTTGTAGCCATTGACCCCAACGGAAAACCTAAGCCTGTGCCTCCTTTGCAACCGGAAACCGATGAAGAAAAAAAGCTTTATGAAGGGGCTCTGCGGCGGCGACAACTTCGTTTGATTTTGAGCGGGAAAATGAAACCTGAAGATGCCGATGAGTTGAGGGCATTGTTTCAGAATTCTTCTTCCGGAAAATGAGTGAAACGTACGGGTTCATGGGGATGTAAAGCACCGGTCTATCGCATCCTGCATGATGGGATTAATCTCATCAGCCCGGTCGAGCATCATCAAATGCGTACCTCCGCGAATCACGTGATCGACATGTTTTACAAAACAGATGGGCAACATGCGATCCCGGCTACCGTGAATATGTAAGCTGGGACGAATCAACGCAGGTTTCTGCCAGCTGATGATTTGCTGCCAGGCCCATCGGAAGAATGTTTCATCCGTTTCGCGGATGATTTGCTTAAGTAACTCATGGGTGGATGGTGTTTCCGGACCAAAAAGCCATTTTCCCAGAACGATGCCCAATGCCTGCAACCATGAATAAGGCAGCCAGCGGTGAATGGGTAACACATGTAATAACTGAAAATAGGGCGGTAACTCCTCCGGATATCGAACGCTTGAAACGAGAATTAGTCCCTTCAACGACCTGAACTGACTGATTTCTACCGCTATCATCCCACCGAACGACATGCCAATCAACACGGGCTCCGGTGCAAGAATCTGCTCACTCAACCGCCTGGCATAGGCCGACATGGACTCGCGCTTCAGCGGCTCGATCCAGTGTACATCATGCACCCGGCATCGCTCGAGCTGAAGCCGCTGAAAGATGCGCTCATCCGCTCCTAACCCACTTATAAGGTATACGTCCCGCATACCGTATTGAAAAATAAACCCTGAAATGGAATCAAAACAAAGAAAAGATTTTCTGAACGGAAACAACAGATATGCCCGAAATCAAAAACCCCGGATGTTTGTCAACCCGGGGTTTAAGCTTGTATGACAATGAAAATTCAGGCGTGCTCAGGTGGTTGATTTATCACCTTCCTCGGATTTGTGTTGTTTATTTTCCTCTTCCGCCTGTTTCATCTTTTCCTTGATTTCAGCGAGTACGCCCAAATCTCCCAGTGTTGCCTTTTCGATTTTCGATTGCACGTTTTTCACAGCTTTACGGGTTTTTTCGGCTTCAGCTTTCTTTTCTTTATGCGCAGCTTCTCGCTCTTGATGTTTCCGCTGTTCCCATACCCTGGTGTGCGAAACCACGATCCGTTTTTCGGAACGGTCAAATTCCTGAATCATCACTTCAATCACATCATCCACCTGAATGGGATGATCGTCT
It includes:
- the yidC gene encoding membrane protein insertase YidC; the encoded protein is MMDRNSVIGFILLSLLVVGYLYYNQQAQEKYLRFKAQQDSLAKARTMLAADSLLRPVDTARITGDSLSGAFPVTQSREVERFDTIDNGVLQIVFTNKGGIPHEVILKNYQTYSGKPLLLKGNPYDQLSLLIPATRALPLHTAELYFQLDTIQQLADHSYRLQYRLPLGSSHQYLEYDYLIHPHDYRINWQIQLVGMDQFIPAADQQIQLLWQTQANHQERDITIERRDLQLYFRTSSGGHTDIDYFSFIKTQQKNFDKSLQWISLREEFFNVSVINTSGTFTGGSVQAQLPEDDPQIVGRMQALLTLPYTHQPQNTYNLQLLYGPNDYALLKSYHIGIENIIPLGYGIYAFVKYINKWIILPVFLLLGKWIGNWGIVIVLLTIVIRLLISPLTYKSYLSQAKMKVLKPELDELRKKYKDDQQKFAMEQMKLFRMAGVSPLGGCIPALLQIPIFFALYSLFMSAIQLRQQHFLWVKDLSTYDSILNLPFKIPLYGDHVSLLTLLMTLTSLVMAFYNKNNMAAAGNTGGQEMAFMKYMPFILPVFFLGFFNSLAAGLTLYYLVSNIITILIQLVIQHYIIDEEKIHRQIQENKKKPLKASRWQQRLEEIQKAQTAAQQRNRAGR
- a CDS encoding CTP synthase, translating into MAKYIFVTGGVTSSLGKGIIAASLAKLLQARGLRVTIQKFDPYINVDPGTLNPYEHGECYVTEDGAETDLDLGHYERFLNRPTSQANNVTTGRIYQTVINKEREGAYLGKTVQVIPHITDEIKRRVLLLGNEGQYDIVITEVGGTVGDIESLPYIEAVRQLQWELGNENCLVVHLTLIPYLRAAKELKTKPTQHSVRMLSENGVHPDIIVCRTEEPMTYDLKKKIALFCNVNVDAVIEANDVPTIYEVPLEMMREKLDVICMQKLHIPIRQEPELSRWREFLDKLKYPKSKVTIGLVGKYVELQDAYKSILESFIHAGAVNECKVVVQYIHSEFITSENVEEKLAGLDGVLVAPGFGNRGIEGKIAAIQYAREHQIPFFGICLGMQCAVIEFARHRMGLPEAHSTEMNPSTPDPVIDLMEEQKKITAKGGTMRLGAYPCQIKPGTLAEKIYGTHLISERHRHRYEFNNRYLEAMEKAGMIASGVNPETGLVEIIELPDHPFFFGCQYHPELKSTVENPHPAFVAFIKAAKVYAEGRKAANPLHAESSIHAV
- a CDS encoding acyl-CoA thioesterase; translation: MESTFSPKTPKDSLVVMTELVLPNDTNTFGNLMGGRLMYWMDIAAALASMKHCGSPVVTASVDNISFENPIRLGNVVHIEAKVSRAFHTSMEVHIAVWSEDTLQHFRYRSNEAYYTFVAIDPNGKPKPVPPLQPETDEEKKLYEGALRRRQLRLILSGKMKPEDADELRALFQNSSSGK
- a CDS encoding alpha/beta hydrolase: MRDVYLISGLGADERIFQRLQLERCRVHDVHWIEPLKRESMSAYARRLSEQILAPEPVLIGMSFGGMIAVEISQFRSLKGLILVSSVRYPEELPPYFQLLHVLPIHRWLPYSWLQALGIVLGKWLFGPETPSTHELLKQIIRETDETFFRWAWQQIISWQKPALIRPSLHIHGSRDRMLPICFVKHVDHVIRGGTHLMMLDRADEINPIMQDAIDRCFTSP